A region from the Sutcliffiella horikoshii genome encodes:
- a CDS encoding DUF3986 family protein codes for MLFDNNYHLHAGYYKDGHDLEAIFLKVESQNVWCMFFENDFYQLNLPQDPYPTLKNFGLLVGIYSLKTEHLTEQKASELLEEFLKEHKLI; via the coding sequence ATGCTTTTTGATAACAACTATCACCTGCATGCAGGCTACTACAAGGACGGTCACGATCTGGAAGCCATCTTCTTGAAAGTGGAAAGCCAAAACGTATGGTGCATGTTTTTTGAAAATGATTTTTACCAACTGAATCTCCCACAAGATCCCTACCCAACCCTAAAAAATTTCGGCCTACTGGTAGGAATCTACTCCCTAAAAACAGAACACCTAACCGAACAAAAGGCTTCCGAATTGCTCGAAGAATTTTTAAAAGAACATAAATTGATTTAG
- a CDS encoding spore coat protein, with product MVGRNLRECSLVNFNYNDQRRIIGRPGFGLGGFGSGFGVRPGLGFGRPGFGFGGIGFGLPFVTGLAAGALLTPRPYPYYPYQPYPYPPYPYY from the coding sequence ATGGTAGGGAGAAACTTGAGGGAGTGTAGTCTAGTGAACTTTAATTATAATGATCAAAGAAGAATCATTGGTCGCCCGGGCTTTGGTTTAGGTGGATTCGGTTCTGGCTTTGGTGTCCGTCCGGGTCTAGGGTTCGGCCGTCCAGGCTTTGGCTTTGGTGGTATTGGTTTCGGTCTTCCATTTGTAACTGGTTTGGCAGCCGGAGCGCTATTAACACCAAGACCATATCCGTACTATCCATACCAGCCTTACCCATATCCGCCGTATCCATATTATTAA
- a CDS encoding YybH family protein, which yields MLGVSNVEGILENYKRAIYEKDVESFLAIYDKNVHIYDCWGKWESKGITLWRENVVNWFGGMREEGELLKVDFCDVTIEENMNLAFVHCAVTFAAYSGKSEEKLRQITNRFTFGLKKVNETWLITHEHSSLPIDMETGRGMFDSR from the coding sequence ATGTTGGGTGTGAGTAATGTGGAGGGCATTCTGGAAAATTACAAACGGGCCATTTATGAAAAAGATGTGGAGAGCTTTCTAGCTATCTATGATAAGAATGTACATATTTATGATTGCTGGGGAAAGTGGGAGAGTAAGGGTATTACTTTATGGAGAGAAAATGTAGTGAATTGGTTTGGAGGGATGAGGGAGGAAGGCGAATTACTGAAAGTGGATTTTTGTGATGTAACCATTGAGGAAAATATGAATCTTGCATTTGTTCATTGTGCGGTTACCTTCGCTGCGTATAGCGGAAAATCTGAAGAGAAACTTCGTCAAATCACCAACCGTTTTACATTTGGGTTGAAAAAAGTAAATGAGACTTGGCTCATAACCCATGAACATTCTTCCTTGCCGATAGATATGGAGACTGGGAGAGGGATGTTTGATAGTCGATAA
- a CDS encoding YndJ family protein → MKANLKQRLFSPISLAGMFFFLASSLFIAEPYLLMLTAAQLIFVPLMLQLLVEVKRKHIVFTLIAMLSVFLLNVVPSNAGQIVLAFLYLVFTFFLALTGIKRFFKRGFTNWAEISIDIGMMYLFVGGLWFFAYIAEIDTGFSPLITWLTAIHFHYSAFLFPVSLGFFGRLHTSKWYPFIVCSILAGPMLVAIGITFWPILEFISVLVCIFAIYSLIFLSFRTSFASKLQAILIRLSYSALGITIIFSLFYAANSAFGSWFVSIDFMLVFHGFFNCVVFGLLGVLGWVMAPSQTNQAVWDFPVSQIRGKLKGAGEPRPGLVGDLSDFVDVKCFPDTIVQFYEQTDRYQLVASVKWSTWFKPLAWCYKWISTQMQQLNLPISSKPTEMTYTIRAVDPELDGRKSPRAWIRKVENNTVFVAIYSQHETEGRTYMNIALPLPFSSMIGILQLDAVDGRLVLSSEGDGDSGIYLAVGKTIFKLPLSEYFIIREQSRGVLTAEHKMKIFGVPFLRVDYRIGEK, encoded by the coding sequence ATGAAGGCGAATTTAAAGCAGCGTCTATTTAGCCCCATTTCCCTTGCAGGCATGTTCTTTTTTCTAGCGAGCAGCCTGTTCATAGCCGAGCCCTACCTGTTAATGTTGACAGCTGCCCAGTTAATTTTCGTTCCTCTCATGCTCCAGTTGCTAGTGGAAGTTAAAAGGAAGCATATTGTTTTCACTTTGATTGCTATGCTCTCTGTCTTTTTGTTGAATGTGGTCCCATCCAACGCAGGGCAAATTGTATTAGCCTTCCTCTACTTAGTTTTCACTTTTTTTTTGGCGCTAACAGGGATAAAACGTTTCTTTAAACGCGGCTTTACCAATTGGGCGGAGATTTCGATTGATATTGGTATGATGTACTTATTTGTTGGCGGACTTTGGTTCTTCGCGTACATTGCGGAAATTGATACAGGTTTTAGTCCGCTGATCACCTGGTTAACAGCCATTCATTTTCATTACTCTGCCTTTTTATTCCCGGTCTCTCTAGGGTTCTTTGGGCGTTTACACACTTCAAAGTGGTATCCCTTCATTGTCTGCAGTATTTTGGCAGGTCCGATGCTCGTGGCCATAGGCATTACGTTTTGGCCGATATTGGAATTCATCTCAGTACTGGTGTGCATTTTTGCCATCTATAGCTTGATCTTTCTTTCATTTCGAACAAGTTTCGCGTCCAAACTGCAGGCAATTTTAATAAGGCTCTCTTATAGTGCGCTTGGCATCACCATCATCTTTTCCTTGTTTTATGCGGCCAATAGTGCGTTTGGAAGCTGGTTTGTCAGCATAGATTTTATGCTGGTTTTCCATGGCTTTTTTAATTGTGTGGTCTTCGGATTGTTAGGGGTTCTTGGCTGGGTGATGGCGCCGTCTCAAACGAACCAAGCTGTATGGGATTTTCCTGTGAGTCAAATTCGAGGGAAGTTAAAAGGAGCAGGTGAGCCGCGACCAGGATTAGTAGGGGATCTTAGTGATTTTGTAGATGTAAAATGTTTCCCTGATACCATCGTTCAATTTTATGAACAAACAGATCGTTATCAACTAGTTGCATCTGTAAAATGGTCAACTTGGTTTAAACCACTAGCTTGGTGCTACAAATGGATTAGCACGCAAATGCAACAATTAAATCTGCCTATCTCCAGTAAACCTACTGAAATGACGTATACGATTCGTGCTGTAGATCCAGAGCTTGATGGGAGAAAAAGTCCTCGTGCCTGGATTCGTAAGGTGGAAAACAACACGGTATTTGTGGCGATTTATTCACAGCATGAGACGGAGGGTAGAACCTATATGAATATAGCACTTCCACTTCCTTTTTCTAGTATGATTGGCATTTTGCAGCTTGATGCTGTGGATGGTAGGTTGGTTCTCTCGAGTGAAGGTGATGGGGATTCAGGCATTTATTTAGCGGTTGGGAAGACAATCTTCAAGCTGCCGCTATCGGAGTACTTCATTATTAGAGAGCAGAGTAGAGGAGTGCTCACTGCTGAGCATAAAATGAAGATCTTTGGGGTGCCTTTTTTGAGGGTTGATTATAGGATTGGTGAGAAATAG
- a CDS encoding class I SAM-dependent methyltransferase produces MSFLTKARQFIDGHYKTPKGLIGTFIGEKMVKQHKTETDWSLELMDVQKGERLLELGCGAGYAIKLISEKDLAEEIVGLDISPTVIRSANIRNKRAIREKRVKLVQANLNNLPFQNEGFHKIFSIQTIYFWTEIDKTISEIYRVLKFEGVFVLTFSDGKKDEIWEGIRDIAENQVILHMRNAGFKDVSLMRGPDSRGYHTVAVRGTKK; encoded by the coding sequence ATGAGTTTCTTAACAAAAGCAAGACAATTTATAGATGGTCATTATAAAACACCCAAAGGATTAATTGGTACATTTATCGGTGAGAAAATGGTAAAACAGCACAAAACGGAAACGGACTGGTCATTAGAGCTAATGGATGTCCAAAAAGGGGAAAGACTACTAGAGTTAGGTTGCGGTGCTGGTTATGCGATCAAACTAATTTCAGAAAAAGATTTGGCAGAAGAAATAGTCGGTTTGGACATTTCTCCAACAGTCATTCGATCTGCAAATATCCGAAACAAACGAGCAATAAGGGAAAAGAGAGTAAAACTAGTGCAAGCAAATCTCAATAACTTGCCGTTTCAGAATGAAGGTTTCCACAAGATTTTCAGCATCCAAACCATTTATTTTTGGACAGAAATAGATAAGACAATCTCGGAAATCTACAGGGTTTTAAAATTTGAAGGCGTTTTCGTCCTTACTTTTTCTGACGGAAAAAAAGATGAAATTTGGGAAGGGATAAGGGATATTGCTGAAAATCAAGTCATTTTGCATATGAGGAATGCAGGGTTTAAAGACGTTTCTCTTATGAGGGGTCCGGATTCACGAGGATATCATACAGTAGCGGTTAGGGGAACGAAGAAGTAA
- a CDS encoding S8 family serine peptidase, translating into MKLVKLVSGLMCGLIIFSLYVMYEKKSTEAFYQKNWGYQLLQIETLHQKYGLTGKKVKIALIDTGVSPSLHINVVKGINVLDDSSNFQDDHGHGTHLAGVLGSKQLGIAPDSELYIVKALDDNLQGDISNIVKSIEWSISQKVDIILMPFGTFNDSADLKKAIDLAVSHKIIVVSSVGNYGLQENADITYPAKYDNVIAVGALNNEGELWKGTTLGEELDFLLPGQYINSYSLSGDFLLSSGTSLSSAYMAGVLALYLEKNKKEEFDFDKLLEELKNQSKQMEGFHIVDPVQLLIK; encoded by the coding sequence ATGAAATTAGTTAAATTAGTATCAGGCCTTATGTGTGGGCTAATTATTTTTAGTCTGTATGTTATGTACGAAAAAAAATCAACGGAAGCGTTCTATCAGAAGAATTGGGGATATCAACTGCTACAAATTGAGACCCTCCATCAAAAGTATGGCTTAACAGGAAAAAAAGTAAAAATTGCATTAATAGATACCGGAGTATCCCCATCCTTACATATCAATGTTGTAAAAGGCATAAATGTCCTAGATGACTCCAGTAACTTCCAAGATGATCATGGTCATGGTACACATTTAGCAGGTGTTTTAGGCTCCAAACAATTGGGAATTGCCCCTGATTCAGAGCTCTATATTGTAAAAGCTTTGGATGACAATCTTCAGGGAGATATCTCCAACATTGTCAAATCGATAGAATGGTCCATCTCGCAAAAGGTTGATATCATCCTGATGCCTTTTGGCACGTTTAATGATTCTGCCGATTTAAAGAAAGCAATTGATTTAGCTGTCTCCCATAAAATCATCGTTGTTTCATCGGTTGGCAATTACGGGCTGCAGGAGAATGCTGACATCACCTATCCCGCTAAGTACGACAATGTCATTGCGGTAGGTGCACTGAATAATGAAGGGGAATTATGGAAGGGGACAACCTTGGGGGAGGAATTGGATTTCTTACTTCCAGGTCAATACATTAACAGCTACTCCCTGTCAGGCGATTTCCTGTTAAGTAGCGGGACCTCCCTTTCCTCTGCCTATATGGCTGGAGTGCTGGCTCTCTACCTTGAGAAAAATAAAAAGGAAGAATTTGATTTTGATAAGTTGTTAGAGGAACTGAAAAATCAAAGTAAACAAATGGAAGGGTTTCATATCGTTGATCCGGTTCAACTACTAATTAAATGA
- a CDS encoding RNA polymerase sigma factor translates to MEQASTISKGFVEDARKLRNEFEDIVSVYSTDLWNYCKYVTGSPWDGEDLFQETMIKAFGLLPERWGDITDKKYYLFRVATNTWLDQCRKQKREIGTLDETPEANLDFSDHLRLEEILTALESNLTPKQTAAFLLLDIFQFNAEEIAGIVHSTPGGVYSAVQRARRKIASLDFSQSKMKGKSPSQNPTIQAYLQAFNNGDLDSMLRLFSDQAQNEAFFGFQEFSKSEMLKGSLKFGLPGHTAQEFILWNKPVIIVLANGEIHDIQMQEIENGKIVSHKSYFFRKEFIIAAAEELGLKAQLVKPPVNWE, encoded by the coding sequence ATGGAACAGGCAAGTACCATTAGCAAGGGTTTTGTGGAAGACGCGCGGAAACTAAGAAATGAATTTGAAGATATAGTTTCTGTTTATTCAACAGATTTGTGGAATTATTGTAAGTATGTCACTGGTTCTCCTTGGGATGGAGAAGATCTTTTTCAAGAGACGATGATAAAGGCATTTGGGTTGCTTCCAGAGCGTTGGGGTGATATTACGGATAAGAAATATTATCTTTTTAGAGTGGCAACAAATACGTGGCTTGATCAGTGCAGGAAGCAAAAAAGGGAAATAGGGACGTTAGATGAAACACCTGAAGCGAATCTCGATTTCTCCGATCATCTAAGACTAGAAGAAATCTTGACAGCATTGGAATCAAATTTGACCCCAAAGCAAACAGCTGCATTTCTCCTTTTGGACATTTTTCAATTTAACGCAGAAGAAATAGCTGGGATTGTCCATAGTACGCCAGGCGGTGTCTATTCAGCTGTGCAGCGTGCGAGAAGGAAAATAGCGTCTTTGGACTTTTCACAATCCAAAATGAAAGGAAAATCACCTAGCCAAAATCCAACGATTCAAGCATACTTACAAGCTTTTAATAATGGAGATTTAGATAGCATGCTGAGACTGTTTAGTGATCAAGCACAAAACGAAGCGTTCTTCGGGTTCCAGGAATTTTCTAAATCCGAAATGCTGAAAGGCTCGCTAAAATTCGGGTTACCTGGCCATACCGCTCAAGAATTCATTCTATGGAATAAACCCGTCATTATCGTGTTAGCCAATGGTGAAATTCATGACATACAAATGCAAGAAATCGAAAACGGAAAAATAGTAAGCCACAAAAGCTACTTCTTCAGAAAGGAGTTTATTATAGCAGCTGCTGAAGAGCTTGGATTAAAAGCACAGTTGGTTAAGCCGCCTGTAAACTGGGAGTGA